The Elaeis guineensis isolate ETL-2024a chromosome 12, EG11, whole genome shotgun sequence sequence ATTATATTATGAGAGATCATCTCAAAACAACTTTGGTTTATCCAGAGCTATCTCAATTAGTTTCGTGCCACTTTTCTAATGGTTTGCCTTTTGAGAGAAATATAGATTGCAAACCCTGATGGTGGCATATCACCCCCTTATTGCTCAAAAAGATCTAGCTTGTCCTAACATCTATGAGAATATGCTTTGATTAGGGAAAACACATTGGtcattcttttttatttatatgaaCTGGAAGGCCAAGTTCCACCAACATTTCTaacttaaatataaattattttactcagtagGATACTTCCTTTTGCCAGAACAAACTCACAGGAAATATTAGGAGATCCAAATCACCCCTCTGCACCAGCCCTCTTGGTCCTGAGAATGGAGAAGCTCGTTTTCAATGGCTTGACATATTAAACAGTACCACAGGATTTGCATACACCCTCCAGAAAAATGATGAGGAAATTAATAATTGAGTGTAAGACCCTTCTGGTAATCAACCTCGGAGGAGCTGAGCTTCGCGGAGATGATTATGATGTAATTGTAAATCAGATCATACAGCTTAGGAAGTAATTCAGCTTCTTTCAGGTGGTCTCTTTCCTTAAATCAACAAATCTATAATCAGTTTACCTCTTTCCTTAAATCAACAAATCTATAATCAGTTTAAGGCTAGGACATGAAAGATTTAATAACTTCCTGGTGATTAAAatgctcctcttttctttttatctttttctttttttaacttCTTCTGAATGTCTTGTGAGGCATTACATGTAAGAGGACTAACCTGGGATACTCCCATTTAAGGCAGCACTTAGTTCATCCAATATATGTGCTTAATTAATGTGTTGATTTAAATGATCTGCTATGGATGATATTTGGTATTCAGAGCTTTATACTGAGTTCTGTGCAACTTGCTTTGGTTCAACTATTGCTTCTGATGTATCTGGTATTGGATCTAACAACTTTATTACTGATAATGCGCATCAAGTTTTTATAAACCATTGAATAACTGCTCGATGTCAATGCAGGTGATCAATCATGGTGCTCCAAGGCAAGTGATCAATGAGGTTATGAGCTTTGCTAAGGAGTTCTTCTGCATGCCAGTTAAAGACACAGCGCCATGTTTCTCATTAAGGGACTGAAAAATATAGAGCAGCAGTAAAGATGATTCATTAGCTATTCTTGATGCAGTTCATATACCGGTCGACAGAGGGCAAAAGCTGACTCACTTGAATTGCTGCAACTCCCTGTAGATTGATGACTAGGGTGAGTTTTTATGCTTGTATTTGATGGATCAACTCCAATCCCATATTCTTATCATTCCTGTGGGACGCCCCTTTTCTTATCATTCCAGTGGCAATAAGTACATGAACGGTAGACAATTTATGCTGAGTAGCCATGCGAAGACCTTACCATGCCTTGTGGGAAATTGACAAGAATTATTGTTCTTATATGGAATATATATAGAGTAAAAAAAATGTTTACTAATCCCTAGTTAATGGAATTAGTTATCCAATAGTTTCTTATGATGTTTGTTGTTTGCTTGGTGCAACCTCGGGCTAAGTTTCCCAGGAAAAGAAATGATAGATGCATATCCTCTGGTATCTATCATTTTCATGAGAAGTAGCAAACAAAAATGACAAAACAATGATGCTAATGGTACTAACGCTGCTTGCAGAATTCTGGTTAAGTTTGGTAGTTCTAAACAGAGTTCATCATTAACCATATCAGTGAATCATTTTTCAAACACCTGATGTCAAAATTGCCAATGCAATCTTCTCTTCCCCTTGCATGcacttctctttgctatgtgatTAGCACAATTCAGATGAGACTCAACAGGAGTGATGTCCTCCAGATCAAATTCGGCTTTTCAAAATCTGAATTACTTTCATATATCACGAGCATGAACCAAGCAGGTAGCCCGTGAGTTTTTTGAGTCacttccaacaaaaaaaaaaaaaaaaggggagatatAAGGAGAAGAAAAATTTGACAGAAAAGTAAGGAGACCAACTAATCCATTGATGCTAGAACTACAGATATGAGAATCCATGCAGATGTGTATTTAATCTAATGTCGGTTATATATTAGATAGATTTTAAGTACTTATACCAATCAAGGAATTCAATAATACTTTTCTATTAGTCTTTCAGGATGAGATCTTATATTGTTACGTCAGAAACTTAGATTTTTGAGATGTATTGCTCGAGAAGAATCAAACCTCTACTTATCAAAGATAGAAGTCTGACCATATGACTGTTCCTCTATCATGTTGGCGTGGTTCTTAAGCTTCCTATATTGTTACAATTTGATCATTTCTTGGGGACTGTCTCCACTTTCCAGCTCAAAGAGAGAAATGGCTGCATCACCAAATTATGTGCTGCCGATAATTTCTCCCCTCTGATGGGTTGGTTGTCCCTTGCTAATAAAAGCCATCCCCTTCTGTGAAGGCTTTTCCTCCTCCAGATTGATGGCTCTGCAAGGTGCTCCTCTCCTCTGGCTTTTATATGTGGGCTTACCAATTAGCCATCCCCACTTGACCCTAGACATTATACCACCGGCATGCATCGAGTAGTTGCAAAGAGCTTTCCTGGAAGCGACCAGTTAATTTGGACCCTATAGCACGCAATTTTAAAGCATTAGGTTCAGATCACCATTAGACTGCGATTTTGGAACCTGGAAGATCGAAAACAAAAATTGTATGTGATTAAATTAAAGAAAAGAGTGATACACTTTACTTACATTAATTAAGTCAAAGATTGGAAAACATAGGTCTACAAATCCCACTGGATTTGTTGCAAGATTTGGGAGTTAGGACGGTTCTAAACTAAATATATTGGCTGGGAGGCACATCCACACAAGATTAGGTTTAAGTGGTCCATGGGAACATTATTGATCCCTTCAAAAAGATCACTGCAACTTTTCTAGAACAACTCCTACAGTCTTCCTTTGGGATACTTCCACCAAATACATTGCCATCTCTGTCTGTCATGAATGGTGGAGTGGCCTAATCAAAAGAAACAAATGGAGTGGAGATTGTATTGTTTTGATAGTGCAGGAAATGAATCATTAGACCATGAAGTTAATTTAATATTATGATGAGCTAAAGGTGCATTTATCAGATATTAAAATGATAGGATTACTTATGCCCTATTCTATTGCTTTTGCGCATCTTCATAATTTCAATGAATGAATCTATtctatgtattaaaaaaaaaaaggctaaaaGCTACCAACTTTGAGAAGAATTCGGAGCAAAATCAAGAATATTTTTTAACTCTTTTCCAATTGTTTGATTTTTCATTTCatttccattttcttttcttttttttctttctaattgaTCTTGCTCTCTCTTCtaagttctaattttttttttatctattttaattaaaGCAGGGTATCTTCTTTTAGCCTCCCTTTAttgtcccccccccccccctcaaaaaaaaaaaaaatgatagaatTACAAAGTTGATACCAGCCAAGGGGACGAAAAAGGTTaaccttttttttcaaaaaaaaaaaaaaaaaatgatgcccCCATCAACAAAGTCCTCCCCGACTAACCTGAAACAAATAACAAGGCAGTTGAAATTTGCTCCGAACCCCTATGGTACCTTTATGCATCATGACGCAATTTAATATTAAACTTTTTCTTGATCACATAAGAGCAAGTCAAATAGTGGAAACCATTGTCTATTCCTACAACAAAGAGAAACATCATGCCTATTTGCTACCAGTGCTCGAAACTGTTGGTTGGTACTCCCTTTTTCCAGTACTTGTATTAAAGAAAGATGTTGAATTCAAACATGAGATGATGATATTCTAATCATATTTCTTCAAAGATTTTCTAAAAAAAGGATCTCTTAagcaattatttttttgaaatgttTCTATTAATTACCTGTAGTTCGATAGTCTCTTACATGGAATCAATCTCACAACATCAGTACTGCAAATGTTATTTAGTTAATATCAGCCTAATTACCCCTCATGAAAAAGACAAAGGTGCAGGCCTACCCAAATAATGTGGTTTCTTTTCTGAATGGAAAAAGCAGTAcagttctaccaaaaaaaaaaaaaaaaaaggcaatacAGGAATATCATGGCTGCTGCACCACTGGCACCCAGCAATCTTTGTCCTATCGGTAGCCAGGGATTCTATTTTGTAGGCACGATCATGTCCACCATCACATCAGCTCCAGTCTTGAAATCATTTTTAATCAATTCTATGATTTGATGTGACGACAGATCCTTTTCCTTTCCCTCCTTGGGCAatggtgatctgattttagaACTCCAATACGCCTACAATCTAACAAtaaccaaaaagaagaagaagaagaagaagatagtccATGAACAAAGACCAGACTCGGTACACCAGTGGAGCCAAGGTCTCTGCCCTCCAAAGACTGACCAAGTCCCCATTTTTAGAGGGAGAGAAAGCTCAGCCTTGTTGGTCTTTTGATCCCACGCTTTTGACTTGGAAGTCAGGAGGCCAACCTTCCATTTGCGTTCGGACGTTTACTCATAGACTTGGAATATGCATGCCAAtttctatataaaatattttgtgaccaTCAGCCTCTAATATCATCTCACAAGAAAATGTCTGCATTAAACTATGAATTTATGCTTGGGACAGGGTTAAGAGTTTGTTAATGGCATGTTAATAGAAGTTTAGGAGCTAACCGAAACTAAATTAATTAACTAAGCATCTCTTCCTTTTATTTATGAGAAAAGCAAGATAGAAATTCATCAACTATAAATTGTTGAGATGAAAATATTGAGAGCTGCACCATCCAACATTTGAACTCAGCATCTCTCCTTAGAAAGGCCATGCGCAATTGACAAGCAATTTGATCGAGCAATGCACTGAGCACGCCTTACACGTTAAGCTACTAAATTGACTTGGACTAAGAATTTTGTATTTCCTATTCTTATGACTACGAGCCTATGGTTGCACTCAAAAAAGACTATGACCCTACGGTAGACCAACCGATCAAACACGTCTACATGCTATATAGCCTTTTCAATCACCTTCATGCGTAATTTAGGTATGTAAATCCTTAACAGTCTTCATCAATTAGAATACAAAATGTCACCTCCTCACCACAGAGTGTGCTAAATCTATTGGTCCAAACATCAAATCAATCTGGCCACTTGTTTGTTACATGGAACTATTATTCCAGAAAGAAGACAAACTTCTGTCACGCTCCTCTAAATTTGTGATTCCCTTCTACCCTATTGGGCGGAGAGGCAAGGTCTTTTGGACTAAAATATGGGATTCATTTGGTTGGCTGGAAGGAGAGGGGAAACAGTGCAATCAAcccaaaaaaatgaagaaagtcTCATGTTGACTCTAGTTTTTAAAAAAGAATgatagaaaaatagcatttccaAAGAACGAGATTCTCACATTTATTGGAACAAAATATctatatagtatttttttttccaaatatgcTCTTTTCCTTTATTAATGACATgacaaatattttatataattttttaaaatatatatatatatatatgttcaatcaaatataaatcatttcgatcaatcaaatataaaaaaatatattttttttcacatattataTATTCAGACAATGagatattaatttttaagaaaaaaaatagtgaagaaaatttttttccgTCAACCGAATGGGTCCATGATGCATACGGTGTGGTTATCTGTTCAACGGAGCCGGGCCCATAGAACTGGGTCGTCCCACCATCTCATTAAGAGATAATAGAAAGAGAACCGTGTTGACCGAAGACTAACAACGCACGGACAGTCTTGAATCCCCTCCGTCAACTACGACACAAAGATGTCCAAGCACCCAACCACCAAAATTCCTTGTAATCCCattgtagaaaaatccacctcccCCTCTCCAATCGCTCTCTTTCTCTGGTCTTCTTAACCAGTTTCTGCGAACCAAAAACCTATGCCATACCCCACTCCCATTTCCCACACTGCTAATCCCAACCCATCTCCTCTCCATTAAATTTTCTTCGTCCGAGTGCACTTCTCCATCACTCGGTTCTTCTTCTTCCTGAATATTTCCATGGGTCCAGGATGCAAGTACCCTGGCCCTCACTCGGAGACACCACCCACACCACCACCCCCAGCTCCCTCCGCAGAAAACAACTTCCCCATCCTAGTTATCTCAATCCTTGGCATCCTCACGACATCCATCTTCCTCCTCAGCTACTATGTCTTTGTGATCAAGTGCTGCTTCAACTGGCGCCGCTCCGATGTCATCACCCGGCTCTCTGGCTCCCGGAGGCGCAGCGAGAACCCGTTCACGGCCTACTCGACGGCCACCCGCTGCCGTGGCCTCGAAGAATCCGCCATCCAAGCAATACCCACGTTCCGATACCGgagaggtggtggtggtggtggtggtgatgaACAGGGGAAGAGGTCCTTCCATGAGTGCGCTGTGTGCCTGAATGAGTtccaagaagaagagaggattAGACTACTTCCCAACTGCCTCCATGTTTTCCATATAGACTGCATCGATACTTGGCTTCAAGCCAATGCCAATTGTCCCCTCTGCAGGTCAGAAATCACGACCACGACTCCACTTCCTGCCGACCAATTGAGGGACCTGGCCTCCCACCAGAATCTTCAACACAGTGGGGATATAGTGATAGAAATTAGTAATGATGGCATAGAGGAGGTTACACCAGTTAGCAGTAGCACCAATACTGATCCTTCTCCCAGGAAAGCAGAGCAGAGGGGTGGGCATAAGAAGGGAAGGAAGCTTCACCATGTGAGCAGCATGGGGGATGAGTGCATCGATGCGAGGGGCAAAGAAGAGCGGTTCTCCATCCAGCCTATGAGGAGGTCCTTCTCTATGGATTCTTCCAGTGATAGGCAGCTCTACATGGCAGTGCAGAACATCTTGCAGCAGAACCCACACTTCCAAGAGTCTGGCAGTGAGGAGAGCGGCGGCAGTTCAGGGAGGATCCGGCGGACTTTCTTCTCGTTCGGTCAGTGCCGGAGCTCGAGGAGTTCTGTTCTTCCGATTCAAAACGAGGTGTGATCAAAGAGAATTCtcctgcttcttcttcttcttcttcttcttccaatggGTTATGGAATAGATTATCATATGAACATAGAGCTAGTGTATATTGGAATCGAATTTTGGATGTAGAATATAAGTTTAGCTATGTTTTTATATGGCTGCATTGCCTGAATCATGAAAtaggttaaaatttttatttccttgTTTGATTAAGCTCTTCtcctttcctcctcttttttctttttttctttttctcttttttttttttttttttttttttttttgtagtgtaAAATTTATTTCTGCATTTTATGGGACCTCACATTTCAATGTGTATATATGGTTCTTTTGACCAATTGAGCCTGTGTCATACGCGTAAGCCCCCATGCTGAGACATCAGTCTTTCCCCGAGCTCTTGATTTCAGGCCTACATTAATCTTCTCCCTGTGGAAAAAGCAGCTCCATTAATGGATTTAGCACCAAGAACCCAAGTCAGAACACATTAAAAAGCTCCACTTTTGATcaccttctttttttcctttttttaaacTTTGGAACTTGCAAACAGATGTCCTTTGTTTAATTTTTATATGTCCATCCTTCCTTACCTCGAAGCTTTTAGAAATGTGTCATGGGGGCATGTGTATCTGATGGCCGAGAAACTTCAAATTCTAAACAAGAATGGTTAATGGGGTTATATTCATTCAGTTTTCGTAAGATCCTTCCATTCTCAACGATATTTGGAACCTTTCGATTGCCATGAAATAAAAAGCCAAAAGTTCGCGGCTTTCCTTTGCATGCTGGGAAAGTAAAGCTACAGCAAGTGGGCAACAGCTCAACGTTCCCACATCACTCCAAGTCCAAATGCGACAAATTCCCATTTTAAGATTTTCCTAAGCAACCACCTTTCATGGCCCCCCATATTTCTCCAAATCTATGATTATGCTACAATAACTATTTTCATTTGTGACGCAAGTGGGTTATCATGGAACTACTACAAATGCATTCAAAGGGTAAAGTCTTTTCCAAAAAGCAGAGAATAGGGAAGTAAATTTATGGTTATCACCCATTATTTTCGCCTGGTTACCCAAGATAACCGGTGTGAAAACGTTCCATGTTGTTTAACCGGAGAGAGCGTGAGCTCACAGGTCTTTCCTCTTAAATTTCTTCAGAACACGCTGCTATCATGAACGGGGCAAGCAGAATGATGACCAGGTCATGCACTCCGCAACAaatgaggggagagagagagagagag is a genomic window containing:
- the LOC105055585 gene encoding RING-H2 finger protein ATL16 — translated: MGPGCKYPGPHSETPPTPPPPAPSAENNFPILVISILGILTTSIFLLSYYVFVIKCCFNWRRSDVITRLSGSRRRSENPFTAYSTATRCRGLEESAIQAIPTFRYRRGGGGGGGDEQGKRSFHECAVCLNEFQEEERIRLLPNCLHVFHIDCIDTWLQANANCPLCRSEITTTTPLPADQLRDLASHQNLQHSGDIVIEISNDGIEEVTPVSSSTNTDPSPRKAEQRGGHKKGRKLHHVSSMGDECIDARGKEERFSIQPMRRSFSMDSSSDRQLYMAVQNILQQNPHFQESGSEESGGSSGRIRRTFFSFGQCRSSRSSVLPIQNEV